One Planctomycetaceae bacterium DNA window includes the following coding sequences:
- a CDS encoding flagellar motor protein MotB, with amino-acid sequence MAKKDCCGGSSGEIPAWFMTYSDVITLLMTFFILLLTFASSEPEEFAQFQVVAFGGGGGSGAIGEKDELLDKDAVVLRDRPANARRTTRGAETPPLQTDPAQVSLARGLKSLQETDDLADAERVRMETSLAILRDAGGNPTAQAIQQMRMLSIQMKHLPLNLQFCVGDRNDADFCVDLALSMIENYGVDPGRISVSVAGEDKTRAGKLEMLISREEDAF; translated from the coding sequence ATGGCAAAAAAAGACTGCTGTGGCGGGTCAAGCGGTGAGATTCCCGCATGGTTCATGACCTACAGCGACGTGATCACGCTGCTCATGACGTTCTTCATTCTGTTATTGACGTTCGCCAGCAGCGAACCGGAGGAGTTCGCACAGTTTCAGGTCGTGGCCTTTGGCGGCGGCGGCGGCAGCGGTGCCATCGGCGAGAAGGATGAACTGCTCGACAAGGATGCCGTTGTCCTGCGTGACCGTCCCGCCAACGCACGCCGCACCACGCGGGGAGCCGAAACACCGCCGCTGCAGACCGACCCGGCTCAGGTATCGCTGGCGCGCGGATTGAAATCGCTGCAGGAAACGGACGATCTCGCTGACGCTGAGCGAGTCCGCATGGAGACATCGCTGGCCATCCTGCGTGACGCCGGTGGAAATCCCACCGCGCAGGCGATTCAGCAGATGCGAATGCTGTCAATTCAGATGAAACACCTGCCGCTGAATCTGCAGTTCTGCGTCGGCGACAGGAACGACGCGGACTTCTGCGTCGATCTGGCGCTGTCGATGATCGAAAATTACGGAGTCGATCCCGGCAGAATCAGTGTCAGTGTCGCCGGAGAAGACAAGACTCGCGCCGGCAAGCTGGAAATGCTGATCTCTCGGGAAGAGGACGCATTTTAG
- a CDS encoding MotA/TolQ/ExbB proton channel family protein, translated as MDISTVIGLVLAIALVLGSIMIGGGLGAFIDVPSLMITVGGSIAAVLINFPLKKAFSAFSVVKKCFLSKLPTPPEVIGQFRDFATTARRDGLLALESEMENINDPFLKRGLEQVVGGTSKEDLASALEVEVGYIEQRHTSGKKIIDAVAAAAPAFGMIGTLIGLVQMLKTLDDPSQIGGGMAVALLTTLYGAVIANMFCIPLAGKLEVRSQEEVMIRELMIAGLVSLVEGHAPRAVEERLMSFLAPKHRVDATTQQAA; from the coding sequence ATGGACATTTCCACTGTCATCGGACTGGTGCTGGCCATCGCACTGGTGCTGGGTTCCATCATGATCGGGGGCGGGCTGGGAGCGTTCATCGACGTTCCGTCGCTGATGATCACCGTCGGCGGCTCGATCGCCGCCGTGCTGATCAATTTCCCACTGAAGAAGGCGTTTAGCGCGTTCTCCGTTGTAAAAAAATGCTTTTTGTCAAAGCTGCCGACTCCGCCGGAAGTCATCGGCCAGTTCCGTGACTTCGCCACAACCGCACGTCGGGACGGATTGCTGGCTCTGGAATCGGAAATGGAGAACATCAACGACCCGTTCCTGAAACGAGGTCTGGAACAGGTCGTCGGCGGGACGTCGAAGGAAGACCTGGCGTCCGCACTGGAAGTCGAAGTCGGTTACATCGAGCAGCGGCACACCTCCGGCAAGAAGATTATTGATGCCGTAGCCGCGGCGGCTCCGGCATTCGGGATGATTGGAACTCTGATCGGGCTGGTGCAGATGCTGAAGACTCTCGACGACCCCAGCCAGATCGGCGGCGGGATGGCGGTAGCTCTGCTGACGACGCTGTACGGAGCCGTCATCGCAAACATGTTCTGCATTCCCCTGGCCGGCAAGCTGGAAGTTCGCAGTCAGGAAGAAGTCATGATTCGCGAATTGATGATCGCCGGCCTGGTATCGCTCGTCGAAGGCCACGCTCCGCGAGCGGTCGAGGAACGCCTGATGTCGTTCCTGGCTCCCAAGCATCGAGTCGACGCGACGACTCAGCAGGCCGCATAG